From a single Solenopsis invicta isolate M01_SB chromosome 4, UNIL_Sinv_3.0, whole genome shotgun sequence genomic region:
- the LOC120357565 gene encoding uncharacterized protein LOC120357565, producing MGSKIVSPEHVKKLIKQFSKDKHLLCDSDLEPKDKMNFDAVEKLCAPRVTELLSAIPDSQSTKQFLILIKHILNSFLNKKLKIEERIYSMWHATFFLRLWRRWLQENNYSIDKNFITSNAYTSIELNAHGLLILIEKIISLHLGYVAINHVKKFSDK from the exons ATGGGCTCAAAAATTGTCTCTCCAGAAcatgtgaaaaaattaataaagcaattttctaaagataaacatttattatgtgACAGTGATCTTGAAC caaaagATAAGATGAATTTTGATGCAGTTGAAAAATTATGTGCGCCTCGAGTTACGGAATTATTATCTGCTATTCCAGATAGCCAGAGTACtaaacaatttcttattttaattaaacatatattaaattcttttttaaataaaaaattaaaaattgaagagcGCATATATTCCATGTGGcacgcaacattttttttaagattgtgGAGAAGGTGGTTACAAGAAAATAACTAcagtattgataaaaattttataacttctaaTGCTTACACGTCCATAGAATTAAATGCACAtggtttattaatattgattgaGAAAATAATCAGTTTACACCTTGGTTATGTAGCAATCAAccatgtgaaaaaattttcagaCAAATAA